The Kiloniellales bacterium DNA window AGTCCTCGGGGTTCTGCTCGGCCCACGCCGGTTGTGGAAACCTCGTCTCGTAGGCCGTTGCGTGGGAGGCCTTGGGTCGGCCCTCCAAATCGAAAACGAAGGCCCGCAGGCTCTCCGTGCCACCGTCGACACCGATCACGTAGGCCATATCCCCACTCCTTCTGCTTCTCGGCGCGTCCTTGCCTTCAGGCGCGTCTGGCTTTGTTCCCCTTTCGGCCCCCCTTGGCGGGCGGGTTCCGCCGGATCGGCGCCTCGACGGCCGGGGCGTCGCCCTCTTTCAGCTCGTCGCTCTGCTTGCCGTAGGTCTTGAAGCGGGCCAGCACCCGCTTCATCTCGGCGCCGCTCAGAATCTTCGGCGTCCCGGCCTGGCAGGCGATGAAGTACTGCGCGCAAAGGGTCTCGACCTCGCCGGCCAGCCACAGGGCCTTCTCGAGGCTGGGTCCGAAGCAGATCATGCCGTGGTTGGCCAGCAGGCAGGCCGTACGGTCCTGCAGCGCCTTCAGCATGGTCTTGGACAGGGCCTCGGTGCCGAAGGTGGCGTAGTCCGAGCAGCGCAGGCTCGGGCCTCCGGTCACCCCAATCATGTAGTGGAAGGCCGGCACCTCGATCCGCAACGACGCCAGCGCCGTGGCGTGGATGGAATGTGTGTGGACCACGGCCTGCGCCTCCGGCCGCGCCTTGTAGATGTCGAGGTGCATGCGCCATTCCGACGACGGCAGCCAGTCGCCGCGGTAGCCGCCGTCCAGGTCCATGGCAACGATCTGCTTCGGCCTGGTTTGCTCGTAGGGGATCCCGGAAGGCGTGATCAGAAAGCCCTCGGGCGTGCGGGCGCTGACATTGCCTGAGGTGCCCTGGTTGATGCCCAGGGCGTTCATCTCGAGGCAGGTGTCGATGATGGCGCGGCGCAGCTTCGAATGCTCGGGGCTGGACGTAGCCTTGGAGCCTTTGCCGGGCATGGGCTTCACCTCGGGGCGCAAGCGGTTATGCTGCCGGCTTTCTGGCACCGCAGGCGGGAGGGGGCAAGGTCGTGATCCAGAGCGAAGCCCGCGGCATCGCCGTCCTCGACGTCGGCTCGACCAATACCCGGCTCATGCTCTTCGGCAGCCAGGGGCAAGTGGTGGCCGAGGCGCGCCGTGCCAGCCCTCATCTTCCCGGGCCGCCCTATGCCGCGCTCGATCCCGAGCCGCTGCTCGACTTGGCGGCCGAGGCCCTGCCGGCCTTCGACCGCCGGCTGCCGGTCGACGCCGTGGTGCCCTGCGCCCACGGCTCGGCGCTGGCCTGTCTCGACGCCGAGGGTGAACTCGCCCTGCCGGTGATGGACTACGAAGCCGAGCCGCCGCCGGAGGTCCTCGAGGCCTATGCCCGGGTCGCACCGGCCTTCGCCGAGGTCTTCGCGCCGACCAACCCCATGGCGCTGACCCTCGGACTTCAGCTCTTCTGGCAGGAAATGGTCTTGGCCGAGGCCTTCGCCCGGGTCGCGAGCATCCTGCCTTGGGGCCAGTACTTCGCCCTGCGCCTCGGCGGCCGGGCGGTCAGCGAGGTCACGGCCCTGGGCGCCCAGACCCATCTCTGGGACGTCCGGGGACGGCGCTTCTCCAGCCTGGCCCGGGCGCGGGGTTGGGACCGGCGCTTCGCCCCACCAACCAGGGCCTGGGAGACGGTCGGACTCCTGGACCCGCGGTTCCGCGGCGACGGCTTCCGCGGGCAGGGCCGAGTGCTGGCCGGGATCCATGACTCCAATGCCAACTACCTGCGTTACCTGGCCGCCGGGCTGGCGCCCTTCACCCTGCTCTCGAGCGGGACCTGGATCATCGGCTTCGACACCGAGACCGACATCGCCGGGCTCGACCCGCAGCGCGACACCGCGACCAACTCCGACGTGTTCGGCCGGCCAGTCGCCTGCTGCCGCTTCATGGGTGGTCGGGAGTGGGAAGTCCTGGCCGAGGGCGCTCCCGCCGTGGCGGCGACGCCGGCCGCGGTGCAGGATCTCGTCGCCCGCGGCAGCACGGCGCTGCCGTCCTTCACCGATAGCGGCGGGCCCATGCCGGGCAGCGGCGGCCGCGGCCGGCTCGAGGGGCCGCCGCCTCAGGGGCCGGCGGAGCGGGCCGCGCTGGCTGCGCTCTACTGCGCCTTGATGACGGCGGAATCCCTCGATGCCGTCGGCTCGCGGAGCCGCATCCTGGTCGATGGGCCCTTCGCCGAGAACGCAGCCTTTCTCGGCTTGCTCGCCGCCCTGCGGCCGGGGCAAGGCCTCTTCGCGTCGCGGGCGGGCGAGGGGACTGCGGCCGGTGCGGCGCTGCTCGCCTTGATGACGTCGGACGGGGGCCTCCCGGAGATCGGTATCGAGCTGAGCGAAGTCCGGCCCTTGGACGTCGCCGGCCTGGGAGACTACCGGGACGCCTGGCGCCGGCTCAGTCAAAGATGACGCCCTTCTTCAGGAGGAAACAGCCGTAGGGCCGGGCCTCGGTGGTCTGGACCACGGCGTAGCCCTCGCGCGCCTCGGCGTAGAAGGCGTGGCGCTCGAGCGAGCCCATGGCGATCTCGCGGCCTTCCGCCTCCCGGGCCACCGCCAGGACCTCCTGGTGCACCTCGAGCTGGGTCTCCGGCTCGCCGACCACCTCCATGCGCCGGATCGGCGCC harbors:
- a CDS encoding class II aldolase/adducin family protein, whose protein sequence is MPGKGSKATSSPEHSKLRRAIIDTCLEMNALGINQGTSGNVSARTPEGFLITPSGIPYEQTRPKQIVAMDLDGGYRGDWLPSSEWRMHLDIYKARPEAQAVVHTHSIHATALASLRIEVPAFHYMIGVTGGPSLRCSDYATFGTEALSKTMLKALQDRTACLLANHGMICFGPSLEKALWLAGEVETLCAQYFIACQAGTPKILSGAEMKRVLARFKTYGKQSDELKEGDAPAVEAPIRRNPPAKGGRKGNKARRA
- a CDS encoding RbsD/FucU domain-containing protein, translating into MLKGISPIVGAELLWVLESMGHGDDLVLVDRNFPAASVARHTASGKLIRLDGADCTQAARAILALYPLDSFVEAPIRRMEVVGEPETQLEVHQEVLAVAREAEGREIAMGSLERHAFYAEAREGYAVVQTTEARPYGCFLLKKGVIFD